The following coding sequences are from one Rhipicephalus microplus isolate Deutch F79 chromosome 3, USDA_Rmic, whole genome shotgun sequence window:
- the LOC142804297 gene encoding uncharacterized protein LOC142804297 isoform X1, translated as MAHQLPEFEDAKDKWQAYLVKVEAYFEANDVKDDAKKRALLVAALGTKTIEILNGKVAPKKPNALTYAEVVQTLNSYYDPVPNEISESFKFFHRCQQEGESVHAFIVAIRQMAQNCNFSTMLDRMIRDRIVCGVRSKNLQKQLLAKKDLNLQEAEALALAAESAERDSQGITSDKEQASLLKLSAQYESRAKTAGVQQCNCCGKQGHRTNACRLIQRRCFKCTRRGHLARMCAVNDKTSRMLAVTAQATETEDSDNSASQIWSLTTKRSLIPPIRKEFAWNGIQVTMDIDTGSPVCVIPKSIYETYCHQWPQLQKSELQLSCYLGRLPLLGAITMPVSYEGTTVQCTLTVLDCEGPSLCGRDLLKKLTDECIQVLNVYPQPSRSSQAQEVIPKLLQKNADLFTEGTGLMKGPPARLHIKTGSTPKFFKARKIPFALRDKVSKELDRLVSAGIISPVPHSEWATPIVPVLKKDGTVRICGDFKVTLNPVCEVEQYPLPVIDDIFANLRGGKKFSILDLRDAYNQVELDEDSRKLAVINTPKGLFCYNRLPFGIASAPAIFQRKIESVLQGLPGTQAYLDDVLIAESNNNENANLEAVLQRFREYGIKLRAEKCRFCESSVTYLGHRIDTEGLHPLEKNVDAIRLAPLPRNVAELRSFLGMVTFYNKFLPNLSTVLAPLYKLLEKGAKWVWHTKENSAFQKAKSALCSAPVLTYFDPQLELLLECDASPYGVGATLFHRINGEDRPIGFRSRTLTSAEMKYSQIEREALALVFGVTRFRDYLLGREFTLVTDHRPLLGLLRPDRQTSVMAAARIQRWALLLGAYKYKLICKPGSQMLISDALSRLPQSLQEPEAETENLTEMVLLIDQLDEPAVSHKELQALTEADAVLQEVCRNHELPKNPGAESASWYFAPGDAVYVRNYGVGDKWTPGKVKSTSGARLVTVATEDGVVRRHVDQVRKRSSDTGASRETATPEEPPPEGQHRTTQDAPKCEADDLSESPVPELRRSTRIRKPVERYGS; from the exons ATGGCACACCAGCTACCGGAATTCGAAGACGCAAAAGATAAGTGGCAGGCGTACTTGGTAAAGGTGGAGGCTTACTTTGAAGCTAATGATGTGAAGGACGATGCTAAGAAGAGGGCCCTGCTGGTAGCCGCGCTTGGAACAAAGACAATTGAAATCTTGAACGGGAAAGTAGCGCCGAAGAAACCTAATGCTCTGACCTACGCGGAAGTTGTGCAGACGTTAAACAGCTACTACGACCCAGTGCCGAATGAAATTTCAGAAAGTTTCAAATTCTTCCATCGCTGCCAGCAAGAAGGGGAGTCTGTGCATGCATTTATTGTGGCAATTCGACAGATGGCCCAGAATTGCAACTTTTCGACGATGCTGGACAGAATGATAAGGGACCGTATTGTGTGTGGAGTCAGGTCCAAGAATTTGCAAAAGCAGCTGCTAGCAAAGAAAGACCTTAATCTTCAAGAAGCCGAGGCCCTTGCCCTGGCCGCAGAAAGCGCCGAACGCGATTCGCAAGGTATTACTTCGGACAAAGAGCAAGCGAGTTTGCTCAAGTTGAGTGCTCAATATGAGTCGCGCGCGAAGACGGCGGGCGTACAACAATGCAATTGTTGTGGAAAGCAGGGTCACAGAACCAATGCTTGTCGCCTAATCCAGCGCAGATGCTTCAAATGTACACGGCGAGGGCATTTAGCCAGAATGTGCGCGGTGAACGACAAAACAAGCAGAATGCTAGCAGTGACAGCACAGGCGACAGAAACGGAAGACAGTGATAACAGTGCGTCGCAGATTTGGTCGTTGACCACTAAGCGCTCGCTCATACCCCCTATAAGAAAGGAATTCGCGTGGAACGGCATTCAAGTAACGATGGACATCGATACGGGCTCGCCTGTTTGCGTCATTCCTAAGAGCATCTACGAGACGTACTGTCATCAGTGGCCGCAGCTACAGAAGTCAGAACTACAGCTTTCATGCTATCTGGGCAGACTTCCGCTTCTCGGCGCAATAACAATGCCGGTTTCCTACGAAGGTACAACAGTGCAATGTACTTTGACTGTTTTAGACTGCGAGGGGCCCAGTCTTTGCGGTCGGGATCTGCTGAAAAAATTAACCGACGAATGTATCCAGGTTCTCAACGTGTATCCGCAGCCTTCAAGGTCAAGCCAAGCCCAGGAGGTCATTCCGAAGCTGCTCCAGAAAAACGCTGACCTTTTCACTGAGGGCACTGGTCTCATGAAAGGTCCGCCGGCCCGACTGCATATCAAGACCGGATCAACCCCCAAGTTTTTCAAGGCAAGAAAAATTCCTTTTGCACTTCGCGATAAAGTGTCAAAGGAGCTTGACAGATTAGTATCCGCTGGCATAATCTCTCCAGTTCCTCATTCCGAATGGGCGACGCCCATTGTTCCAGTTTTGAAGAAGGACGGAACGGTGCGCATATGCGGTGATTTCAAGGTGACTTTAAACCCAGTGTGCGAGGTTGAGCAGTACCCATTGCCTGTCATAGACGACATATTTGCAAATTTACGTGGAGGGAAGAAATTCAGTATATTGGACCTTCGCGATGCATACAACCAGGTCGAGCTAGATGAAGACTCGCGGAAACTAGCAGTGATAAATACACCGAAGGGGCTGTTCTGCTACAATAGATTGCCGTTTGGCATCGCGTCAGCTCCTGCGATATTCCAACGGAAGATTGAATCGGTGCTACAAGGGCTGCCAGGGACACAGGCATATCTGGATGATGTGCTGATAGCCGAGAGCAACAACAATGAAAATGCTAATCTGGAAGCAGTGTTGCAGCGATTCCGCGAGTACGGCATCAAGCTTCGTGCAGAAAAGTGCAGGTTTTGTGAATCGTCGGTGACGTATCTGGGACATCGTATTGATACCGAGGGACTACATCCGCTCGAAAAAAACGTCGACGCAATCAGACTGGCCCCGTTGCCACGAAATGTTGCTGAGTTGCGATCCTTTTTAGGAATGGTCACTTTTTACAATAAGTTTCTGCCAAATCTTTCCACTGTGCTTGCACCTTTGTATAAGCTTCTTGAAAAAGGCGCAAAATGGGTTTGGCACACGAAAGAAAACTCGGCATTTCAGAAGGCAAAGAGCGCTTTGTGTTCGGCCCCAGTGCTAACGTATTTTGATCCGCAGCTGGAGTTGCTGCTGGAATGCGACGCTTCCCCTTACGGTGTCGGTGCTACCCTGTTTCACCGTATAAATGGCGAAGACAGGCCAATTGGGTTCCGGTCACGAACGCTCACCTCAGCTGAAATGAAGTACTCTCAAATCGAGCGAGAAGCTTTAGCCTTAGTGTTTGGCGTGACACGGTTCCGCGATTACCTCTTGGGTCGGGAGTTCACGTTAGTAACAGATCACCGTCCTTTGCTGGGGCTACTGAGACCGGACCGTCAGACTTCTGTTATGGCTGCCGCACGCATTCAGCGATGGGCGCTTTTGCTCGGCGCGTATAAATACAAGCTTATTTGTAAACCCGGCAGTCAGATGTTAATCTCTGATGCCCTAAGCCGCTTACCACAATCCTTGCAGGAGCCGGAAGCAGAAACGGAAAACCTCACGGAAATGGTGCTTCTCATTGACCAGCTGGACGAGCCCGCGGTTTCGCACAAAGAACTTCAAGCACTCACAGAAGCGGACGCCGTTTTACAAGAAGTATGTAG GAACCACGAATTGCCGAAGAATCCAGGTGCTGAGTCTGCGAGTTGGTACTTCGCTCCTGGAGATGCCGTCTATGTGCGCAACTACGGTGTTGGGGACAAGTGGACGCCAGGCAAAGTGAAATCGACGAGTGGGGCACGTCTCGTCACTGTAGCAACGGAAGACGGCGTCGTCCGACGTCATGTCGACCAGGTGCGAAAACGTTCATCCGACACAGGTGCAAGCCGAGAAACAGCGACTCCAGAAGAACCGCCACCCGAGGGACAACACCGAACCACCCAGGATGCTCCGAAATGCGAAGCGGATGACCTTTCCGAAAGCCCTGTCCCCGAGTTACGTCGGTCCACAAGAATCAGAAAGCCCGTGGAACGCTACGGCTCCTAG
- the LOC142804297 gene encoding uncharacterized protein LOC142804297 isoform X2 produces MAHQLPEFEDAKDKWQAYLVKVEAYFEANDVKDDAKKRALLVAALGTKTIEILNGKVAPKKPNALTYAEVVQTLNSYYDPVPNEISESFKFFHRCQQEGESVHAFIVAIRQMAQNCNFSTMLDRMIRDRIVCGVRSKNLQKQLLAKKDLNLQEAEALALAAESAERDSQGITSDKEQASLLKLSAQYESRAKTAGVQQCNCCGKQGHRTNACRLIQRRCFKCTRRGHLARMCAVNDKTSRMLAVTAQATETEDSDNSASQIWSLTTKRSLIPPIRKEFAWNGIQVTMDIDTGSPVCVIPKSIYETYCHQWPQLQKSELQLSCYLGRLPLLGAITMPVSYEGTTVQCTLTVLDCEGPSLCGRDLLKKLTDECIQVLNVYPQPSRSSQAQEVIPKLLQKNADLFTEGTGLMKGPPARLHIKTGSTPKFFKEPEAETENLTEMVLLIDQLDEPAVSHKELQALTEADAVLQEVCRYVTEGWPSVAGDSREMVEYWKRRHELSVEKGMLFWGHRVVIPRTAREKLLKLLHESHQGASTMKTRARVSFWWPGLDQDIQRAASDCKNCVQALPMPPERNRVSWPISRERWSRLHADYAGPISNKMLLVIVDAHSNWIEAIPVSRATANATVDSMRTLFSRFGLPRTIVTDNGTPFTGAEFAQFVQKNGIEHIRTPPYHPQSNGLAERAVRTLKDGLKRMPGVELSTALSRILCNYRNSPQASGVSPSELLLGYRLRTRLDICFSPRNHELPKNPGAESASWYFAPGDAVYVRNYGVGDKWTPGKVKSTSGARLVTVATEDGVVRRHVDQVRKRSSDTGASRETATPEEPPPEGQHRTTQDAPKCEADDLSESPVPELRRSTRIRKPVERYGS; encoded by the exons ATGGCACACCAGCTACCGGAATTCGAAGACGCAAAAGATAAGTGGCAGGCGTACTTGGTAAAGGTGGAGGCTTACTTTGAAGCTAATGATGTGAAGGACGATGCTAAGAAGAGGGCCCTGCTGGTAGCCGCGCTTGGAACAAAGACAATTGAAATCTTGAACGGGAAAGTAGCGCCGAAGAAACCTAATGCTCTGACCTACGCGGAAGTTGTGCAGACGTTAAACAGCTACTACGACCCAGTGCCGAATGAAATTTCAGAAAGTTTCAAATTCTTCCATCGCTGCCAGCAAGAAGGGGAGTCTGTGCATGCATTTATTGTGGCAATTCGACAGATGGCCCAGAATTGCAACTTTTCGACGATGCTGGACAGAATGATAAGGGACCGTATTGTGTGTGGAGTCAGGTCCAAGAATTTGCAAAAGCAGCTGCTAGCAAAGAAAGACCTTAATCTTCAAGAAGCCGAGGCCCTTGCCCTGGCCGCAGAAAGCGCCGAACGCGATTCGCAAGGTATTACTTCGGACAAAGAGCAAGCGAGTTTGCTCAAGTTGAGTGCTCAATATGAGTCGCGCGCGAAGACGGCGGGCGTACAACAATGCAATTGTTGTGGAAAGCAGGGTCACAGAACCAATGCTTGTCGCCTAATCCAGCGCAGATGCTTCAAATGTACACGGCGAGGGCATTTAGCCAGAATGTGCGCGGTGAACGACAAAACAAGCAGAATGCTAGCAGTGACAGCACAGGCGACAGAAACGGAAGACAGTGATAACAGTGCGTCGCAGATTTGGTCGTTGACCACTAAGCGCTCGCTCATACCCCCTATAAGAAAGGAATTCGCGTGGAACGGCATTCAAGTAACGATGGACATCGATACGGGCTCGCCTGTTTGCGTCATTCCTAAGAGCATCTACGAGACGTACTGTCATCAGTGGCCGCAGCTACAGAAGTCAGAACTACAGCTTTCATGCTATCTGGGCAGACTTCCGCTTCTCGGCGCAATAACAATGCCGGTTTCCTACGAAGGTACAACAGTGCAATGTACTTTGACTGTTTTAGACTGCGAGGGGCCCAGTCTTTGCGGTCGGGATCTGCTGAAAAAATTAACCGACGAATGTATCCAGGTTCTCAACGTGTATCCGCAGCCTTCAAGGTCAAGCCAAGCCCAGGAGGTCATTCCGAAGCTGCTCCAGAAAAACGCTGACCTTTTCACTGAGGGCACTGGTCTCATGAAAGGTCCGCCGGCCCGACTGCATATCAAGACCGGATCAACCCCCAAGTTTTTCAAG GAGCCGGAAGCAGAAACGGAAAACCTCACGGAAATGGTGCTTCTCATTGACCAGCTGGACGAGCCCGCGGTTTCGCACAAAGAACTTCAAGCACTCACAGAAGCGGACGCCGTTTTACAAGAAGTATGTAGGTACGTGACTGAAGGATGGCCTTCCGTCGCGGGTGACAGCAGAGAAATGGTCGAATACTGGAAAAGGCGACATGAGTTGTCTGTCGAGAAGGGCATGTTATTCTGGGGCCATCGGGTAGTGATACCAAGAACGGCGCGTGAGAAGCTATTGAAATTGTTGCACGAATCGCATCAGGGAGCGTCCACCATGAAGACAAGGGCAAGGGTTAGCTTTTGGTGGCCCGGTCTGGATCAAGACATCCAGAGGGCCGCTTCAGACTGCAAAAATTGTGTGCAAGCTTTGCCTATGCCCCCGGAACGGAACCGCGTCAGTTGGCCAATTTCGCGTGAGAGGTGGTCGCGGTTGCACGCAGATTACGCAGGACCTATTTCCAACAAAATGCTGTTGGTAATCGTGGATGCACACAGCAATTGGATAGAAGCCATTCCAGTATCGCGAGCAACCGCTAATGCAACGGTGGATTCTATGCGAACCTTGTTCAGCCGTTTTGGATTACCGCGCACCATAGTTACCGACAACGGTACGCCTTTTACAGGGGCAGAATTTGCTCAATTTGTGCAGAAAAATGGAATCGAGCACATTCGTACCCCTCCTTACCACCCTCAAAGCAATGGGCTCGCAGAACGCGCCGTGCGAACCCTTAAGGATGGGTTGAAGAGAATGCCCGGAGTAGAACTGTCAACGGCTCTGTCAAGAATTCTTTGTAACTATAGGAATTCGCCACAAGCTTCAGGGGTTTCGCCGTCTGAGCTACTTTTGGGTTACCGTTTGCGTACTAGACTGGATATTTGCTTTTCTCCCAGGAACCACGAATTGCCGAAGAATCCAGGTGCTGAGTCTGCGAGTTGGTACTTCGCTCCTGGAGATGCCGTCTATGTGCGCAACTACGGTGTTGGGGACAAGTGGACGCCAGGCAAAGTGAAATCGACGAGTGGGGCACGTCTCGTCACTGTAGCAACGGAAGACGGCGTCGTCCGACGTCATGTCGACCAGGTGCGAAAACGTTCATCCGACACAGGTGCAAGCCGAGAAACAGCGACTCCAGAAGAACCGCCACCCGAGGGACAACACCGAACCACCCAGGATGCTCCGAAATGCGAAGCGGATGACCTTTCCGAAAGCCCTGTCCCCGAGTTACGTCGGTCCACAAGAATCAGAAAGCCCGTGGAACGCTACGGCTCCTAG